GTCCCGATCGCCTCACCATCGGTTTCGCCCGGCGCTTCGCCACCTACAAGCGGGCCGATCTGCTCTTCCGTGACCTGCATCGGGTGCGGGCCCTGGTCGCCGACCGGGACCGACCCGTGCAGATCGTGATCGCGGGCAAGGCGCATCCGGCGGATCACCCCGGCCAGGAACTGATCCAGCACATCTACCAGCTCAGTCAGAGCAGTTCGCTGCGGGGAAGGATTTTCTTCCTCGAGGACTACGACATGCGCGTGGGTCGCGTGCTGGTGCAGGGGGTCGACGTGTGGCTGAACACGCCGCGCCGGCCGATGGAGGCGAGCGGCACCAGTGGCCAGAAGGCGGCCGCGAACGGTTCGCTGAACCTGAGCATTCTCGACGGCTGGTGGCCGGAGGCCTACGACGGCGAGAACGGATTCGCGATCGGAGAGCCCCGGGACTACGACGACCCCGAGATCCACGACCGTGAGGACGCCCTCGCGCTCTACGAGGTCCTCGAGCAGAACGTCGTCCCGACCTACTACGATCGTGACGAGAACGACGTTCCGCGGCGGTGGGTCGAGATGATGAAGAACGCCATCGCCTACTGTCTGCCGCACTTCTCGACCGGACGCATGGTGCGCGACTACGCGTTGAAGACCTACCGGCCGGTGATCGAGTCGAGCGAGCAGCGTCAGTCGACGGTCTGATCCGCCGCTCGTCCCAGCGGATGCAATGACACGACGCCCGGCGGAACCCCGTCGGGCGTCGTCGCGTCGGGCCCGGGTGTCGACCCTGCGGAGGCCGGGCGCGGATTTCCGGTGTAACCCGACTTCGATGCCCTGCGTTCCACTCCCAGCGGTCGACGTCACCCGCCGGTGTCCACGAGACCTCGGGACAGCGAGAGCCCGAACGAGCAGAGGAGAGAACGGTCGTGCGCATTCCCCGCCCCAACGTTCGCAGACGATTCGTCCTGGCCATCGCCGGTGTCCTGATCCTGACGGCCGCGGGTGCCTGGTATCTGATGGCCGACGCGCCAGCCTCGACGGCGGTCGCGCACGCGGCCGATCGAGCCGTCGACGACGACGACGTCGTCGAGCGCGTTCCCGTGGAGTTGGCCGAGGTCGTGGTCACCGATCTGCCCGACGTGTTCCGGGCCACCGGCACGCTCGAGGCCGACCGCAGCGTCGAGTTGACCACGAAGCTCGCCGGTCAGGTCACGCACCTGCACGTCGAGGAGGGGGACCGGGTCGAGCGCGGCCAGGTGCTGCTCGAGCTGGATCACCGGGAGCAGGAGCTGCGGGTCGAAGAAGCGCGGGTCCGGGCCGAGACCGCGCGCCTGGAGTACGAACGCATCCGCGGCATGGCCGAGCGTGGACTCGAGACCGACCGGCGGCTCGAGGAAGCCGAGCAGGCCTTCGAGGTGACGCGGGCGCAGTACGAGCTCACCCGGGTACGACTCGACGACCACTTCGTGCGGGCGCCGTTCTCGGGGCGGCTGACGGTCCGCCACGTGGAGCTGGGCTCGACGATACAGGCCGGCGCCCCCCTGTTCGGGATCGCCGACACCGATCCGATGAAGGTCGAGCTCTTCCTCCCCGAGCGGGTCGTGAGCCGGTTGGCCGAGGGTCAGCGCGTCACGGTGCGTCCCGACGTCGCACCCGATCGGGACCTGGCCGGCACGGTCGAGCGGATCGCACCGGTCGTGGATGCTGCGACGTCGACGGTGAAGGTCACCCTTCACGTTGCCGATCCGGGCGAGTCCGTGCGCAGTGGCAGTTTCGTCCGCTGCCGCGTCACCACCGACGTCCGCAACGGCGTCGTCGCGGTTCCCAAGAAGGCGCTCGTGGCCGAGGCCGGTGCCACCTACCTGTTCGTGGCCGATGCCGATTCCGTCCGCCGCGTCGTGATCGAGACCGGCTACCACGACGACGAGCACATCGAGGTGCGCGAAGGCGTGGTCGCGGGCGATCGTGTGGTCGTGGTCGGCCAGGGTGGCTTGCGCCAGGGCAGCCGGATCGAGGTCCTGCCCGGACCCGATGCGGCCCAGCGCGAGGACCGGGACGCGACCGCCGAGCTCGCGCGCCGCTAGCCGCAATCCCAGTCCAACCGGGGGTGACCGGCCGGGTCACCCCGTCTCCACTGCCGCCGGAGGGATTCCCATGCGGTCCGTGATCGAGTACGCCGTTCGCCACCGGGTGACCGTCCTCATGGTCTGCGTCGCCGCCGTCCTCTTCGGAGTCGTCTCGCTCCAGCGCATGCCGGTGCAGCTGCTGCCCGACGTGAGTTACCCGACGCTCACGGTGCAGACCGCCCTCGACGACGCCGCGCCGAGCGAGGTCGAGAACCTGGTCACGCGACCGCTCGAGGAAGCGGTGGGCGTGGTTCCGGGTCTGCATCGGCTGAGTTCGGTGAGCCGGGCGGGGCACAGTGAGATCGTGCTCGAGTTCGGATGGGGCACCGACATGGACTTCGCTGCACTCGACGTGCGCGAGAAGATGGACCTGGTCGACCTGCCGGAGGACGCCGACACCCCGGTGCTGCTGCGCTTCGATCCCGCGCTCGATCCGGTCGTACGGCTGGGACTGCACGGGGGCGACAACCTGATCGCACTGCGGCACGTGGCCGAGAGCATGGTGAAGAAGGACCTGGAATCCGTGGCAGGAGTCGCGGCGGCGAAGGTCCTCGGAGGTCTGCAGGAGGAGATCCACGTCGAGCTCGACGAACAGCGCCTGGCGCAGCTGGGTGTCGACGTGTCCGACGTGGTCCGGATCGTCGGTGCCGAGAACGTGAACGCCGCTGGAGGACGGCTGCGCGATCGCGATTCCCAGTTCCTCGTGCGCACCCTGAACGAGTACACCGGCCCGGAGGACGTCGCGGCCACCGTCGTACTGCGCGAGGACGGACGCGTCGTGCGTCTGGGCGACGTGGCCCGTGTGGAGCGGGCCTGGAAGGAACGCGAGATCGTCAGCCGCATGGACGGCCGACCGGCCGTGGAGGTGGCGATCCACAAGGAGGGTGACACGAATCTCGTCGAGGTCGCCGAGCGCGTGCGCGCGGCTGCAGCTCGCCTCGAGGGCGACCTGCCCGACGGGATGGAACTCGACGTGCTCGGCGACCAGAGCACCTTCGTGCAGGCGGCCGTGCGCCAGGTCCAGAGCAACGCCATGCTGGGCGGAGTGCTGGCCGTGCTGGTGCTCCTGGTCTTCCTGCAGGACCTGCGCAGCACGGCGATCATCGCCGTGTCCATTCCCACGTCGATCGTCGCGACGTTCCTCCTGCTGCACCGTCAGGGAGTGACCCTGAACGTCATGAGCCTCGGTGGGCTGGCGTTGGGCGTGGGCATGCTGGTCGACAACTCGATCGTCGTGCTCGAGAGCATCGTCCGGCACCGACGCCGCGGAGGGGACCGGGCCGAGGCAGTGGTCGCGGGCACGCACGAGGTCGCCCAGGCGGTGACGGCGTCGACGCTGACCACGATCGCGGTCTTCCTGCCGATCTTCTTCGTCGAGGGAATCGCGCGGCAGATCTTCGAGGACCAGGCCCTCACGGTGACCTTCGCGCTGCTCGTGAGCCTGGCGGTCGCGTTGACGCTCACGCCGATGCTGGCCGCGCTCGGGGGCCGGGCGAAGGAGGCGGCAGGAGCGGCCGCGCCGTCGCCGGCGGTCGGAGCCATGCCGGCTCGCCCGGAGACCGGAACGGCACCGGGCCGTGCGCGCCGTGTGTACACCCATCTGCTCGACGGGGCGCTGCGGCATCGTCTCGCGATCCTCGTGGCTGCGGTGGCCCTCTTCGGCGGGTCGCTCTTCGGCCTGCGGTCGCTCGGTGCCGACCTGATCCCGGCCTTCGCCCAGGGCGAGCTGCGATTCGCCCTCGAGTTGCCCGAGGGCACTCCGATCGAGCACACCGACAGGGTGGTCGCTCGCATCGAGTCCGCGGTCGCCGGTGTCGACGGCGTGGCACGTGTGTTCAGCAACGTGGGGCTCGACGCCGGGGCCAACGGGAGCGCGCGGGATCGGCGCGAGAACCACGCCGAGCTCGACGTGCATCTCGACGGCGCGGTCGGCCGAGACGGCGAGGCCGCCGTGGCGGCCGCCATCCGCCGTCGCCTCGAGGACTTCGAAGCGGTGCGGGCCACCCTGCAACGCCCCACTTCCTTCAGTCTGCGGGCGCCGGTGGCGGTGGAGATCTACGGCTACGATCTCGCCGAGTTGGCGCGCGCCTCGGATCTCGTGACCGAGGCCCTGCAGGGTGTCGAGGGACTGCGTGACGTCGAGAGCAGTCTGCAGGCCGGCACCCCGGAGGTGCGCGTGGAGTTCGAGCGCGACAAGTTGCGCGCCGCCGGGCTGGAACTGCGGGCCGTGACCGAGGGGCTCCGCGCGAAGATCCTCGGCCGGGTCGCGACCGACTACAAGGAACGCGATCGGCAGATCGACGTGCTGGTCCGCAGCGCGGGCGCGCGGCGGCTGGGCCTGGACGAGCTGAACACGCTGGTCGTGGGCCACGTCGACGGACGCGCGGTGCCCCTGGGTTCGGTCGCCGAGATCCACATGGACCGGGGTCCGGCCGAGATCGAGCGGATCTCGCAGACGCGGTCGGTCACCGTGAGCGGCGATCTCGTCGGCCGTGACCTGGCGTCGGTGGGCGCCGAACTCGAACAGGTGCTGGCGACGCTTCCGGTGGATGCGGGCATCACGCTCGAGGTGGCCGGGCAGAACGACGAAATGCAATCGAGCCTGCGATCGCTGGAGTTCGCGATCGCTCTGGCCGTGTTCCTGGTCTACCTGGTCATGGCCTCGCAGTTCGAGAGTCTGCTCGATCCGCTGCTGATCCTGTTCACCGTGCCGCTCGCGCTGATCGGGGTGACGGCGGCGTTGACGCTGACCGCGACCTCGGTGTCGGTGGTGGTGATGATCGGCGGCGTGATGCTGGCGGGGATCGTCGTGAACAACGGCATCGTGCTGGTCGACCTGATCGGACAGCTGCGTCGGCGGGGTCTGGCCGTGCGGGAAGCCGTACTCGAAGCCGGGGCCACGCGCCTGCGTCCCATCCTGATGACCACGACGACCACGGTGCTCGGTCTGGTTCCCCTGGCCCTGGGCCGGGGCGAGGGTGCCGAGCTCGGTGCGCCGTTGGCCGTGACGGTGATCGGGGGACTCCTGGTGTCCACACTCCTCACCTTGCTGGTGATCCCGGTCCTCTACGGCTCGGTCCACGGCCTGCGGACGGAGAGGAGCTAGGACATGTGGCTCACCCGACTCGCCGTCGACCGCCCGATCACCGTGACCATGGGGTTGATCTCGTTGATCGTGCTCGGCGCCGTGAGCACGAGCAAGCTGCCGCTGAGTTTCCTGCCACAGGCCGATCTGCCCTTCATCGGCGTTCAGGTGCCCTACGAGAACGGCATTCCGTCGCAGGTCGAGCGCGAGATCGCGCGTCCGATCGAAGAGGTGCTGGCGACGCTCGGTGGCGTGCAGGAGATCAGCAGCCAGAGCGACGAATACGGGACCTTCGTCGGCGTCGAGTTCGAGTGGGGACGGGAGATCGACGTCCTGCGGCTCGAGGTGAAGGAGAAGATCGATCAGATCCGCCCCGAGTTGCCCGGCGACGTCCGCGACATCCACCTGATGACGTGGAACACCACCGACATCCCGGTCGTCCAGGGCCGGATCAGCGCCCGCGATCGGGACCTCAGCGAGAGCTACCACCTGATCGAGCAACGCGTGATCGCGCGATTGCAGCGTGTTCCCGGAGTGGGACGCGTCACGGTGAACGGCGTCGAGCCGCCCGACGTGACCGTCTACCTCGACCTGGAACGGATGAAGGAGCACCGGATCGACGGCCGCGAGGTCTTCGCGCTGCTCCGGGACGCCGACGTCGATCTCACCGTCGGTCACGTCGAACGCGACGGCCTGCGCTATCCGGTGCGGGCCGGGGCAGGGGTCGAGCGCTGGGAGGAACTGAACGAACTCCCGTTGAACGAACGGGGTCTGAAGCTGGGCGACGTGGCCGAAGTCCACTACGGGACGCCCGTCCTGCCCTACGGTCGCTTCATCAACCTGGAGCCGGCGGTGGCCTTCGACGTGCAGAAGTCGAGCGGGGCGAACACCGTCGACGTGGTGGAGGGCGTGCGCGAGGAACTCGAGCGCATCAACGTCGACCCGACACTCGAGGGCATCGACGTGGTCATGTTCTTCGACCAGGCGGCTCAGATCACGCACGGCCTGGACGGATTGCTGACGTCGGGACTGGTGGGCGCGGTACTGGCGGTGGCGGTGCTCTACTTCTTCCTGCGCAACCTGGCGACCACCCTGATCACGGCCCTGGCGATCCCGATCTCCATCGTGGGGACCTGTACCTACCTGTTCTTCGCCGGCCACAGTCTGAACGTGCTGTCGATGATGGGTCTCATGCTCGGCGTGGGCATGCTGATCGACAACGCGGTGGTCGTGCTCGAATCGATCGTGCGTCGCATGCAGATGGGCGAGGATTCGCGGACGGCCACCCTGCGCGGGACCCGCGAGGTCGGTCGGGCGGTCGTGTCGGCCACGTTGACCTCGGTCGTCGTGTTCGCGCCCATCGTCCTCGGCGGCGGCAGCGAACTGGTGACGTGGCTGAAGGAGGTCGGGATCACCATCTCTGTCACGCTGGTGATCTCGCTGGTGGTGAGTCTGACCGTGATCCCGGTGCTCACGGCGCACCTGTTGCGCGGGCGCGGTGTGGTGCGCGAGAACCCCCTGGTCGAGGCGTGGGCGGCGCGTTACGAGCGCGTGTTGCACTGGACCGCGCTGCGCCGGCCGATCGTGACCGCATGGGTGCTGGTTCCCCTGGTGGTGGGAGCGACAGCGGGACTGGTCGTCCTCACCGGATTCGGTCCTGCGATGTCGGGAGAAGCCGAGGGGATCCGGCGGGAGTACATGACCGTGCGCTACGAGTTCACCGATGACGTGGACTATCGCACCGCACGCGACTACGCGGAGGTCGTGCAGGAAGACCTGTGGGAACGGCGCGAGGACTACGAACTGCGCCACTTGTACACCTGGTACCAGGACGGCGTGGCGATGCACCGTCTGTACTTCGATCAGGACACCGTGAGTCCCGAGAAGCTGCGGGCGATGCGCGACGCCCTGCGCGAGGACCTGCCACGCCTGGCCGGGGTCGAGTTCCTGCTCGGCGACGAGGACGGTGGCGGAAGCGGGGCGAAGACCTTCGAGGTCACCCTGCACGGCGAGGACAGCGAGGAACTCGGGCGCCTGTCGCGCGAAGTCGAGCGCCGTCTGGAGCTGTTGGACGGCGTCGAGCAGGTGACCACGGACGACGACCGCGGAAACCGCGAGCTCCGCGTGCACGTCGACGGAGATCGCGCCCGGCGCCTCGGCATGGATCCTCGTGCCGTGGCCGAGGTCATGGGTATCACCGTGCGGGGCGTTCCCCTGCCGGAGCTGCGGACCGAACGGCGGGAACTCGACCTGTGGGTGATGCTCGACGACGACGACCGCCGCACCGTCGAGGACCTGCGGTCGCTGACCATCGGCGTCGAGGACGGTCACGAAGTCACGCTCGACCAGCTGGCGACGACCGTCGAGGGACGCGGGCCCAGCCGGATCACGCGCGTGGACCAGCGTGCGGCGGTCCGGGTACGGGGGACCTACGACGGCGAGGACTTCGACGGCGCTCTCGACGAGGTACGCACGACCATGGCCGCCATGGCGCTGCCGGCCGGCTACGGCTGGAACTTCGGATCGCGCATGATGCGGCAGGAGCAACAGGAGAACGAGCTCGGTCTGAACGCTCTGCTCGCACTCGTCTGTGTCTACATGATCATGGCCGCACTCTTCGAGTCGCTACGCCATCCGCTGGTCGTGATGAGTTGTGTTCCCTTCGCCGGACTCGGGGTGGCGTGGTTCATGATGGCGACCGGTACGCCCTTCAACTTCATGGCGATGATCGGCATCGTGATCCTGATCGGGATCGTGGTGAACAACGGGATCGTGCTGATCGACCACGTCAACCACCATCGTCGCGAAGGCCTCGATCTCGAATCGGCGATCCTCCGCGGCGGTCGCGAACGCTTCCGTCCGATCCTCATGACCGCGACCACCACCGTGCTGGGACTCGTTCCCCTGGCGGTGGGGGACGGCCACGTGGGCAACGGCGAGCTCTATCCCATGGCGCGGGCGCTGATGGGTGGGCTGATCAGTTCGACGGCGCTCACGCTGCTGCTGCTGCCGACCTACTTCGTGCTGGGCGAGCGCACGCTCGCCTTCGTCCGCCGGCGCGCTCGGGTCTGGCGGGCCCGGCGGCCGTGGCGTCCGGGATCGGGATTCGGGGCCCGGCCGGAGACCCTCGCCGGCCGCACCCGTTGACCTTCGGGAGGAACCGTCGCCGGATCATGGTGTAGAGTCGTGGTCATGCGTGCTCCCGTTCGACCCGGCTTCTTCCCTCGCGTCGGTCCGAGCTCGATCCTGTGGATCGTTGTTCTCGTGTCGTCGGTCTCCGCCCACGACGGCGCCCTCGACGACGACGCGGCCCTCGAGCGCGTGCGTTCGAACTGGCTCCGGATGCGCACGCCGTCGGTGCGTCTCTACGTGGAGCCCGGCCAGCGCCCGGCCAGGGCGCAGCTCCAGGACCTCGAGGCCGCTGTCCAGCGCATGGCCCGGCGCCTCGAACTGGACCGTGCGGCGCGCGCCTCTCTTCTGCGGCAGCCGATCGAGTACGTGCTCACCAGCGACACCGATCTCATCAGCGACCTGAGCGGGATCGACGCCGAGGGCGTGGCCTTCGCCGACACGCGTCTGATCCTGGCGACGACGTTGCCGCACGAACACGAGATCGTCCACGTGCTCATGCCCCTGGCCCTTGGCACGCGGAGGACGGGCAACAACTCCTTCCTGCAGGAGGGGCTGGCCAGCGCGCTGGGCGGACACGGGGGCGAGGCGCCGTCGGCCGTGGCCGTGACCGCGGACGAGGTCCTCGGGAGCGAGCCCGTCGATCTTCGACGGATGTTCACCGAAGGCGGCTTCCACGAGTCTCCGCTGACCGCCCACGAGCGCTACGCGGTGGCCGCCCGGTTCGTCGACTACCTCTGGCGCGAGCGCGGCGGATGGGCGCGGCTGCGAGACGTGCTCGCCTATCTCGCCGGCGAGTCCGAGGAAATCCGGAGGCGGCCACCGGATGCCACCGTCGTGCAGATCGAGGGCGTGTACGGCACGCATTGGCCGCACCTGCACGCGGACTTCCTCGACTGGGTCCGTCGCCACCCGGCCACCAGCTCCATGCGCGAGGACCTCCCGGACCGGCCCGAAGACGGGGCCGCGCGCGATCACCGCCACCGTGTGTCGTTCTGGAACGAGGGCGACGCCTGGTACCTCGAGGTGCGGGCGCTCTGGGGAACGCTGGCCGCCGACGTGGCCTGGGGAGAGACCCTGCGGATCGACGGGTGGGCGGCGTCGCCGCGCGAGCCGAGGCGCTACGTCCTCGACGTCGATCGCGACGGGGCCCGCCTGCGCGATCTCCGCACGCAGGAACTGCTCATGCGCTGGCGAGCACCGCGCGACCGCGACGACGTCCTGCGCGACGTGGCGCGGCTGAGGCTCGATCCCGGCGTGGTCGGTGGTGTCGTTCCCGAGGGTTGGGCGGTCTGGTCGCGGCCGACCTTTCCGCCGCGCTGAGCGCTCAGTCGCGCTCGCGCTCGACCTGTTCGCGGTAGCGCTCGTGCAATCGCCGTGTCCACGGGCCGGCGGTCTCGTCGCCGATCACCGTGTTGTCCACGGCGACCACGGGGACGATCTCCTTCACCGATCCCGTCAGGAACACCTCGTCGGCGAGCAGCAGGTCCCGGATCTCGCCGAGGACCTCGTCGATGCGCAGCCCGAGTTCACCGGCCAGCTCCAGGACGATCTCGCGCGTGATTCCCGGCAGCAGACCGAGGCGCGGCGACGGTGTGCGCAGGACGTTTCCGTCGACCGCGAACACGTTGCCGGTAGCGGCCTCGAGCACCCGTCGGTGCGAGTTCACGAGCAGCGCCTCGTCGAAACCGGCCTCGCGTGCGAAGCGCAGCGCCATGAGCGACGGCAGGTAGTTCAGCGACTTCAGCTGGGGGAAGTTGCCGCGGGCGAAGGCCGGTTGCATGGACATGATCCGGATCCCGTCGCGCTGCTGCGCGTCGAGCTGCGGCGTGACCGCGCGCGCGGTGATCATCGTGACCGGCTCGAGGGCAGTGGGGGCGGCGCCGACGTGGTCGGTGGTGTCGTCGCCACCGCGGCTGATCTGCAGCCGGACCCGCGCGTCGGTCTCCATGAGATCGTTGGCGTCGAGCAACGCGGTGATCCGTGTCGACCAGTGCTCCCGGGTGTCGTCGAAGTCGAGCTGCAGCAGCTCGGACTGCCGACGCAGACGCTCGAGGTGGTCGTCCAGACGGAACAGGAACCCACGGTAGCTCCGCAGGGTGTCGAAGAGCCCGTCGCCGTACTGGTAGGCACCGTCGAAGGGCGAGACCCGCGCATCGGCGGCGTCGACGAGGGCTCCGTCGAGGTCGACGATCATCGCTTCCACGTCCCGGATCGAGATCGAAGAGAGGGTTCACACGGCGGCGCCGAGTGAAGCGAAGAAGGACCGCGCCTTCAACCGGGCTTCTTCGTACTCGCGATCGGGGTCGCTGTCGAGCACGATGCCGCCGCCGGTGCCGAAGTGGACGGCGCCATCCTGCCACACCGCGGTGCGGATGGCGATGCTCCAGTCCATGTCGCCGTTGGGCGCGACGGCCCCGATCGCACCCGTGTAGGGACCGCGTGCGGCGGTCTCCACGGCGGCGATGATCTCGCAGGCCCGCCGCTTGGGCGCGCCGGTGATCGATCCACCGGGAAAGAGCGCGCCGAGCAGTTCGTGCCCGCGCGAGGGCACGAGCCGGGCGTGGACGTCGCTGACCAGATGGATGAGCCCGCGCGCGCGCAGCGTCGCCATCAAGGGGTCGACGCGCACGGTACCCGGCCGTGCGATCCGGCCGAGGTCGTTGCGGCAGAGGTCCACGATCATCACGTGCTCGGCCCGATCCTTCTCACTGGCCCGCAACGCGTCGACGGAACCGGCGGGGGCCGTGCCCTTGATCGGCCCCGTGCTCACCCGGTCGCCGCGCCGGCGCAGCAGTCGTTCGGGACTGTGCGAGGTGATCGTCGCGCCCTCGAGCCGCAGGTAGGCGGCCAGGGGTGTCGGGTTCCCGCGCGCCTCGCGCCGGAACCCCTCGAAGGGATCGACCGAACTCTCCGCCCGGGCGAATCCGGTCAGATTGATCTGATAGACGTCCCCGCGGAGCAGGTGCTCGCGGACGACGCCGACGGCGTCACGGTGCCAGTCGCGGTCGAAGAACCGGACCGCTCCGGTCCCACCCCCGAGCCGACGCGCGGCCGGTGTCCGCAGGGCGTCGAGGACGGTCGCCCGCGCATCGCGGTCGCGGTGCACGACCAGGCGCGCGGGACGGCCGGGGTCGAAGACCAGGGCGTGGTCGTAGGCGGCGAGCCAGACCTCGGGCACGGAGAAGGGCGCGGCGACCGGACTCCGCGCCCCGAAACGTGCCGTCCCCGCTTCGAAGGAGAGGGCACCGGCCATCCACGGTACGTCCGGCTCGGGCGCGGCCGGTGCCAGGTGCTCGTTCAGCGCGGAGGGCCAGCGCAGTGGATCGGGATCGAGTGGACCGACATCGGGGGCGTCTCCGGACCATCTGGGCCGGCCGTCCGGCCCGCACGTCAGGGTCCAGCGGGGCCCGAACAGCAGGACCGAACGCCCCCGACGGTGGCCGGAGTGCAGGAGCACGGTGCCCGGGCGGTTGGCGACCGTGGCCGCCGCGTCCAGGGGATCGGTCTGGAGGTCGAGCGTGGTGGTCATGGGAGCGGCACTCCGGCCGGGGGAGCCGGAGTGCCGCGGAGCAGGCTACACCGCCGGAGGAGGGCGCGCCACACGGGGGCGCGCTCCGGCGGGAATCCGATCACCAGGGCGTCGCGGTCGCGGGCTCGTCGTCCAGCAGCAGTTGCTTGGCCCGCAGCAGCTTGCCGGCCTGATCCAGCACCTCGCGGGGAGCGCCGCCCTGGGCCTGCAGGCTCTCGCAGTCGGTCTGGACCCGGTCGACGGCGTCGATCACCCGCGCCACGCCGCACTCGATCCACTTCGACTGGATCTCGGTCCCGCCGTGCTCGGCCGCCAGCGCCCGACAGCGTTCGTAGGCCTTCTCCACGTGGTTTTCGGCGAGATCGACGTCGACCAGGTTGAGCTCGGCCGCCGTGTAGTCGGGGCGGAGCTCGACGGCGCGGCCGAAGCATGCGCGGGCCTTCTCCCAGTCCTGCAATTGGAAGTGGACGACGCCCTGGTTGTTCAGGAATTCGGCGTCGTCGGGATCGAGCGCTCCCGCGCGCTCGAAGTCTTCGAGGGCGCCCAGATAGTTGCCACTCCGGAAGCGCATCAGCCCACGATTGTACCAGGGGTTCGGGGCGTCGGGGGTGAGCTCCGCGGCACGGCCGAAGGCCCCTTCGGCCTCCTCGTGCCGCCCCATGGCCGCGCAGATGGCGCCGAGGTTGTTGAAGACCTCGGGAATCCCAGGATTGCCCTCGGCGATGTCG
The sequence above is a segment of the Candidatus Krumholzibacteriia bacterium genome. Coding sequences within it:
- a CDS encoding efflux RND transporter periplasmic adaptor subunit gives rise to the protein MRIPRPNVRRRFVLAIAGVLILTAAGAWYLMADAPASTAVAHAADRAVDDDDVVERVPVELAEVVVTDLPDVFRATGTLEADRSVELTTKLAGQVTHLHVEEGDRVERGQVLLELDHREQELRVEEARVRAETARLEYERIRGMAERGLETDRRLEEAEQAFEVTRAQYELTRVRLDDHFVRAPFSGRLTVRHVELGSTIQAGAPLFGIADTDPMKVELFLPERVVSRLAEGQRVTVRPDVAPDRDLAGTVERIAPVVDAATSTVKVTLHVADPGESVRSGSFVRCRVTTDVRNGVVAVPKKALVAEAGATYLFVADADSVRRVVIETGYHDDEHIEVREGVVAGDRVVVVGQGGLRQGSRIEVLPGPDAAQREDRDATAELARR
- a CDS encoding aminotransferase class IV, with product MIVDLDGALVDAADARVSPFDGAYQYGDGLFDTLRSYRGFLFRLDDHLERLRRQSELLQLDFDDTREHWSTRITALLDANDLMETDARVRLQISRGGDDTTDHVGAAPTALEPVTMITARAVTPQLDAQQRDGIRIMSMQPAFARGNFPQLKSLNYLPSLMALRFAREAGFDEALLVNSHRRVLEAATGNVFAVDGNVLRTPSPRLGLLPGITREIVLELAGELGLRIDEVLGEIRDLLLADEVFLTGSVKEIVPVVAVDNTVIGDETAGPWTRRLHERYREQVERERD
- a CDS encoding efflux RND transporter permease subunit, with the protein product MWLTRLAVDRPITVTMGLISLIVLGAVSTSKLPLSFLPQADLPFIGVQVPYENGIPSQVEREIARPIEEVLATLGGVQEISSQSDEYGTFVGVEFEWGREIDVLRLEVKEKIDQIRPELPGDVRDIHLMTWNTTDIPVVQGRISARDRDLSESYHLIEQRVIARLQRVPGVGRVTVNGVEPPDVTVYLDLERMKEHRIDGREVFALLRDADVDLTVGHVERDGLRYPVRAGAGVERWEELNELPLNERGLKLGDVAEVHYGTPVLPYGRFINLEPAVAFDVQKSSGANTVDVVEGVREELERINVDPTLEGIDVVMFFDQAAQITHGLDGLLTSGLVGAVLAVAVLYFFLRNLATTLITALAIPISIVGTCTYLFFAGHSLNVLSMMGLMLGVGMLIDNAVVVLESIVRRMQMGEDSRTATLRGTREVGRAVVSATLTSVVVFAPIVLGGGSELVTWLKEVGITISVTLVISLVVSLTVIPVLTAHLLRGRGVVRENPLVEAWAARYERVLHWTALRRPIVTAWVLVPLVVGATAGLVVLTGFGPAMSGEAEGIRREYMTVRYEFTDDVDYRTARDYAEVVQEDLWERREDYELRHLYTWYQDGVAMHRLYFDQDTVSPEKLRAMRDALREDLPRLAGVEFLLGDEDGGGSGAKTFEVTLHGEDSEELGRLSREVERRLELLDGVEQVTTDDDRGNRELRVHVDGDRARRLGMDPRAVAEVMGITVRGVPLPELRTERRELDLWVMLDDDDRRTVEDLRSLTIGVEDGHEVTLDQLATTVEGRGPSRITRVDQRAAVRVRGTYDGEDFDGALDEVRTTMAAMALPAGYGWNFGSRMMRQEQQENELGLNALLALVCVYMIMAALFESLRHPLVVMSCVPFAGLGVAWFMMATGTPFNFMAMIGIVILIGIVVNNGIVLIDHVNHHRREGLDLESAILRGGRERFRPILMTATTTVLGLVPLAVGDGHVGNGELYPMARALMGGLISSTALTLLLLPTYFVLGERTLAFVRRRARVWRARRPWRPGSGFGARPETLAGRTR
- a CDS encoding efflux RND transporter permease subunit, giving the protein MRSVIEYAVRHRVTVLMVCVAAVLFGVVSLQRMPVQLLPDVSYPTLTVQTALDDAAPSEVENLVTRPLEEAVGVVPGLHRLSSVSRAGHSEIVLEFGWGTDMDFAALDVREKMDLVDLPEDADTPVLLRFDPALDPVVRLGLHGGDNLIALRHVAESMVKKDLESVAGVAAAKVLGGLQEEIHVELDEQRLAQLGVDVSDVVRIVGAENVNAAGGRLRDRDSQFLVRTLNEYTGPEDVAATVVLREDGRVVRLGDVARVERAWKEREIVSRMDGRPAVEVAIHKEGDTNLVEVAERVRAAAARLEGDLPDGMELDVLGDQSTFVQAAVRQVQSNAMLGGVLAVLVLLVFLQDLRSTAIIAVSIPTSIVATFLLLHRQGVTLNVMSLGGLALGVGMLVDNSIVVLESIVRHRRRGGDRAEAVVAGTHEVAQAVTASTLTTIAVFLPIFFVEGIARQIFEDQALTVTFALLVSLAVALTLTPMLAALGGRAKEAAGAAAPSPAVGAMPARPETGTAPGRARRVYTHLLDGALRHRLAILVAAVALFGGSLFGLRSLGADLIPAFAQGELRFALELPEGTPIEHTDRVVARIESAVAGVDGVARVFSNVGLDAGANGSARDRRENHAELDVHLDGAVGRDGEAAVAAAIRRRLEDFEAVRATLQRPTSFSLRAPVAVEIYGYDLAELARASDLVTEALQGVEGLRDVESSLQAGTPEVRVEFERDKLRAAGLELRAVTEGLRAKILGRVATDYKERDRQIDVLVRSAGARRLGLDELNTLVVGHVDGRAVPLGSVAEIHMDRGPAEIERISQTRSVTVSGDLVGRDLASVGAELEQVLATLPVDAGITLEVAGQNDEMQSSLRSLEFAIALAVFLVYLVMASQFESLLDPLLILFTVPLALIGVTAALTLTATSVSVVVMIGGVMLAGIVVNNGIVLVDLIGQLRRRGLAVREAVLEAGATRLRPILMTTTTTVLGLVPLALGRGEGAELGAPLAVTVIGGLLVSTLLTLLVIPVLYGSVHGLRTERS